One Campylobacter concisus DNA segment encodes these proteins:
- the tkt gene encoding transketolase, which translates to MLKKQADTIRFLCADMVQNANSGHPGAPMGLADIMVVLSNFLKHNPKNPKWLNRDRLVFSGGHASSLVYSFLHLTGYDLSLDELKNFRQLGSNTPGHPEIHTPGVEMATGPLGQGVANAVGLAMAEKYAANVLNEPDNKIIDHKIYCLCGDGDLEEGISYEACSVAGNLRLDNLVLIYDSNNITIEGDTAIAFSEDVKARFEAQGWEVARIDGHDFNQIEFALEQASEKESPYLIIANTHIARGAMELEGSHHSHGAPLGEEIIKKAKAAAGFDPEKKFAIDEDVLLRFRGAVEKGDLEEAMWNKKVEALSIEGKNLLNSLLNPDFSKLEFPDFSDKKLATRDTNHVILNEIAKKLPGFIGGSADLAPSNKTELKGMGDFPNGKNIHYGIREHAMAAINNGIARYGLFLPFSATFFIFSDYLKPSARIAALMGIKHFFVFTHDSIGVGEDGPTHQPIEQLSTFRAMPNFYTFRPADGNENAASWQVALNLNAPSAFVLSRQGLEPLAKGEFGEVSNGAYLLSSAKDAKITFIASGSEVSLCVKAAALLAEQGIGVNIVSAPCFDLLCEQPAEYVARILDKNTTIIAVEAATGYEWYKFADAVYGMNSFGASGKANELFDHFGFTPQKLANFASELI; encoded by the coding sequence ATGCTAAAAAAACAAGCCGATACTATAAGATTTTTGTGCGCTGATATGGTGCAAAACGCTAACAGCGGACACCCAGGTGCTCCTATGGGCCTAGCTGATATCATGGTGGTTTTAAGCAACTTTTTAAAACATAACCCTAAAAATCCAAAATGGCTAAACAGAGATAGGCTCGTTTTTAGCGGTGGTCACGCATCAAGCTTGGTTTATAGCTTCTTACATCTAACTGGCTACGATCTAAGCCTAGATGAGCTTAAAAATTTCCGCCAACTTGGCTCAAACACCCCAGGACATCCAGAAATTCACACTCCAGGCGTTGAGATGGCTACTGGCCCACTCGGTCAAGGCGTAGCAAATGCAGTTGGCCTTGCCATGGCAGAAAAATACGCTGCAAACGTGCTAAATGAGCCAGATAATAAAATAATCGATCATAAAATTTACTGCCTTTGTGGCGACGGCGACTTAGAAGAGGGCATAAGCTACGAGGCATGTTCTGTGGCTGGAAATTTAAGACTAGACAACCTTGTGCTCATCTACGACTCAAACAACATCACGATCGAGGGCGACACAGCGATAGCATTTAGCGAGGATGTCAAGGCTAGATTTGAAGCGCAGGGCTGGGAGGTCGCACGCATCGACGGACATGACTTCAACCAGATCGAATTTGCGCTTGAGCAAGCTAGCGAGAAAGAGTCGCCATATCTCATCATCGCAAACACGCACATAGCACGCGGCGCAATGGAGCTTGAGGGCTCACACCACAGCCACGGCGCGCCACTTGGCGAGGAGATCATCAAAAAGGCAAAGGCTGCAGCTGGTTTTGATCCTGAGAAGAAATTTGCCATTGACGAGGACGTGCTTTTAAGATTTAGAGGTGCAGTTGAAAAGGGCGATCTTGAAGAGGCTATGTGGAACAAAAAGGTTGAGGCACTAAGCATTGAAGGCAAAAATTTACTAAATTCTCTTCTTAATCCAGACTTTAGCAAGCTCGAATTTCCAGACTTTAGCGATAAAAAGCTAGCCACAAGAGATACAAACCATGTCATTTTAAATGAGATAGCTAAAAAACTTCCTGGCTTTATCGGTGGTAGTGCAGATCTTGCTCCATCAAACAAGACCGAGCTAAAGGGCATGGGCGACTTCCCAAATGGCAAAAACATCCACTACGGCATCAGAGAGCACGCCATGGCAGCTATCAACAATGGCATCGCCAGATACGGTCTTTTCTTGCCATTTTCAGCGACATTTTTCATCTTCAGCGACTATCTAAAGCCAAGTGCGAGGATAGCAGCGCTAATGGGCATCAAGCACTTTTTTGTCTTCACACACGATAGCATCGGCGTTGGCGAAGATGGTCCGACACATCAGCCGATTGAGCAGCTTAGCACATTTAGAGCTATGCCAAATTTCTACACTTTCCGCCCAGCTGATGGCAATGAAAACGCAGCTAGCTGGCAAGTAGCGCTAAATTTAAACGCTCCAAGTGCCTTTGTGCTTAGCCGCCAAGGGCTTGAGCCACTTGCAAAAGGCGAATTTGGCGAGGTTAGCAACGGCGCATATCTGCTAAGCTCGGCAAAAGATGCGAAGATTACATTTATAGCAAGTGGCAGCGAAGTCTCACTCTGCGTAAAAGCAGCCGCACTTCTAGCTGAGCAAGGTATCGGCGTAAATATCGTATCAGCGCCTTGTTTTGACCTACTTTGCGAGCAGCCAGCTGAGTATGTGGCTAGAATTTTAGATAAAAACACAACGATCATCGCAGTTGAGGCCGCAACTGGCTATGAGTGGTATAAATTTGCCGACGCAGTTTATGGTATGAACAGCTTTGGCGCTAGCGGCAAGGCGAACGAGCTATTTGATCACTTCGGATTTACTCCGCAAAAGCTTGCAAATTTTGCTAGCGAACTTATATAA